The genomic window GCACCAATATCTTATCAAATTTCGCTTGCATTGCATTTTTCAGCTGTGAACGGCGTGTACCTTTTTCCTGTTGGATTTTTTCATCATTCGGGAGATTAACAGCGATGGTTTTCGATCCGGCATTACAGTCTCCTGCATAATAAACCACATCATATGCATTTAACTCAGAGTCGGTTCCAGGTGTTTCGGTTTTATATTTCGCCGCAACAGGTAAGTTTTTCTGTAATTCAGGAAGCATTTTTACATACTTCGCCAAACGCTTGCTCCACTCTTTATCTTTGATTAAAACATAAGCTTCGTAACTGGTACGGGCATTAAACAGTTTATCCTCGTAGTTTTCAATGGGGCCGATAATAATGTCCAAGCCATTGGTTTTCATATCTAACCAGGCATAATCACTTGCGGTAAAATTATCCGTTACCAAAGCATCGGCCCTTAAGTTTAAATATTTTTTTAAACCGGCATCTTCGGCAATTAAAGCTGCCTGTTTTAATAAGGAACTTGCTTTTTGTAATTCTGAAGCAAATAATACATGATAAGGTACAGTTGATAATTTGCCGGTACTATCTTTTTGAATAACCGAATATGCGCCAAATTTATCGGCAAGGTCCGATTTCTCTATGGCTTCTTTTGTAATACCGTACGGATAAAAAGATGCTCCCTCTGGTTTGGCACCAACACCTTCAACAAAAGGTTTATCATTATTTAGCCTATCCCAGGGACCATAATTGATGTTAACAAAATCGCGTGTTTTTTCATCTTTAATAGTTGTCAGCAAGCTATCTCTTTGTGGGTAGGCTTGTTTCCAATATAATTGATCCATAATTTCTGCTGCCTGAATTAATAAAGGCAAGATTTTACGGTCGTTAACACTTAACTCGTTTATATTGGTGGTTAATTTTACCCTTTCGTAAATAGGCAAACGTTGTGCAACATAATTGGTCAGACTATCTTTTTGTACTACTACAGCCTTTTCATCTTTAGATTTATTATTGCCGGTACAAGACGATAAGGCGCCTACAGAAATAGCTACTACCGATAAAAACAGGGTTGATTTGTATAAATTCTTCATATTAAAGTATATGGCTGCTAAATTAGTAAATTTTGAAAGCTTTGTATAAAGTTTGATGCATTGGGTGAAGTTTAAGATAACTTTGTAACTTCAACTTGCTAACCGTTCATACCATGTTATTTTCCAAGTCATCGAAATCATTATCTATTTCCGCTTTCACTCTTGTACTTATTTTATCTGCCTGCGGAAGCAGCAAATATGCTGCAACAGAAAAAATCTATAAAGAAAAGGCAAAGGATTTTTCGAAAATAATCAATACCACGCCACCAGTCGGTCAGCTTTACGATTCGTTAGGAGCAACAAACCAGGAATGGATTGGTTCTGTAAATTTTGGGATACGTAAACCGAATTTTGTGGTGATCCATCACACTGCGCAAGATAGTTTGGCACAGACCATAAAGACGTTTTTCTCAACTAAGGCAGGTACAAGCGCCCATTATGTGATCAGTCGTGATGGTAAAGTAGTGCATATGGTGAATGACTATTTAAGAGCAAACCATGCTGGTGTAAGTAAATGGGGGAAAGATACCGACTTAAACTCTTCATCGATAGGAATTGAATTGGATAACAATGGCTTAACTGACCCATGGCCTGATGCGCAGATCAATAGCCTGCTAAAGCTGTTGGCCACATTAAAGAAAACCTATGGCATCCCGACAGCGAACTTTATCGGTCATGCC from Flavobacterium sp. W4I14 includes these protein-coding regions:
- a CDS encoding hypothetical protein (product_source=Hypo-rule applied; cleavage_site_network=SignalP-noTM; pfam=PF03571; superfamily=55486), which encodes MKNLYKSTLFLSVVAISVGALSSCTGNNKSKDEKAVVVQKDSLTNYVAQRLPIYERVKLTTNINELSVNDRKILPLLIQAAEIMDQLYWKQAYPQRDSLLTTIKDEKTRDFVNINYGPWDRLNNDKPFVEGVGAKPEGASFYPYGITKEAIEKSDLADKFGAYSVIQKDSTGKLSTVPYHVLFASELQKASSLLKQAALIAEDAGLKKYLNLRADALVTDNFTASDYAWLDMKTNGLDIIIGPIENYEDKLFNARTSYEAYVLIKDKEWSKRLAKYVKMLPELQKNLPVAAKYKTETPGTDSELNAYDVVYYAGDCNAGSKTIAVNLPNDEKIQQEKGTRRSQLKNAMQAKFDKILVPISKELIEADQQQYIKFDAFFANVMFHEVAHGLGIKKTITGKGFVRAALKEQYSWLEEGKADILGLYMVTGLLKKGELKGDIKDYYTTFMAGILRSVRFGVSEAHGKANMQCFNYFQEKGAFERTAKGTYKVNFEKFATAMNDLSAFILTLQGNGDKAAVEKAQKEKAVIHTELQTDLDRLTKKNIPVDVVFEQGVDVLGVK
- a CDS encoding N-acetylmuramoyl-L-alanine amidase (product_source=KO:K01447; cath_funfam=3.40.80.10; cleavage_site_network=SignalP-noTM; cog=COG3023; ko=KO:K01447; pfam=PF01510; smart=SM00644; superfamily=55846); this translates as MLFSKSSKSLSISAFTLVLILSACGSSKYAATEKIYKEKAKDFSKIINTTPPVGQLYDSLGATNQEWIGSVNFGIRKPNFVVIHHTAQDSLAQTIKTFFSTKAGTSAHYVISRDGKVVHMVNDYLRANHAGVSKWGKDTDLNSSSIGIELDNNGLTDPWPDAQINSLLKLLATLKKTYGIPTANFIGHADIAPKRKNDPKNFPWKKLADKGFGYWYDDVLKNPPVDFNTEMALKYIGYDTSNLPAAITAFKIHFIQSDITPTLTPVDILVLYNVYTKY